The DNA region TCAACTCCTTGATGGTCCACACCGCGCAACAACCAAACAAACTCTGACCAATCTGACAAGTCAAGTTTCGAACAAAATTTCAAGTTCTAACAAAAAGCCTTTATTTTAGTCTTTTTCTTAGTTCCCTACCTTGTTCTAAAAAAAGCCTAAAATTTAGGCCCaaaaaaagactaatttttaggcctTTTTCTGACAATACTGACCAAACTTcaaaaaagactaaaaataagtctttaaaGACTAATGCCGGTTTTCCGTGTACGCGCATAATACTGGCATGGTATGGTCAACTTTTGGATACAATTTATATCGGTGTAGTTGTCAAAATCGGACAaaataataaacaataaacaacacATTTGGAAATTTCGAGTTCTGGAAAAGAATCTGTTGCTTGATCTGTTGGCAATTCATCTACATTTGGGGACGGAATCGAGCTGATAGATTGTTTGAATTTCAGCGGCCAgatgattaaaattttgttaataagTAGTAGGAATCCTGATGCGGACGCAAAGATCCGGGAAAAAACGTTTTGATCAACATAAAGTCCAGGGTATCGCAGCTGGTATAAAAAGCCACATCGTACTACGAGTCGATTCCTCTGAGATTTTACAGCTGGGCGAGAATTCTGGGGATTCTGGCTTGGTTTTTCTGTGACAACGGTTGTTTCGAGGGCGATGCTGTTTGAATTCCTTTCGGACGAGATTTTATTTTCCGATGTGTTAATTTTTTAGCGCTTCAAAGTGTTCGTCATGTTTGGCAAGGATCGCCGCAGCCTGATCCAGCTCGACGACCTTCCTTTTCTGCTTGTTCGATTCGCTCCATCAAGTACTTTCATCTCGTGTTCTGCCAATTTACAGTAGTTGTGCTTTTCTTTTCCTTCCTCTAAATTCAAAACCCTCCCCCGCCACGGATGCCGAAGCGTGGCACCACCTTCCTGTGGGCGACCCCTTCGCCGGTGCCCACCGGCTTCGGCGAGGTGTTCAAGCAGGGATCTCCCAGCGTCCTCTACTACCATCCGTGCACAATAAATCCTGGCTTCCCCCAGGATCCCGGAAGAAACATCCCCCACCTTTTTCAGCGCTTGACAGGTTCGTTGATCTTCATCAACTGTTGCTTGGACCGCCTCGTCCCGACAATGTCCTACAAGTACTCCAACAACCCGCAATCGCTCTCCGCGATTGTCTTTGGTTTTATCACCAAAATCGACTCAACCTCGCCCTGCAGAATCTGAAACCGCCAACTGCATCTCATCATCAGCAAAAACAGCACTAAAGTTTGACGTTGACAAATGTCAAAAGATTCCACACTGAAATAAATCTTCATAGATAATGGTCAATACTGGGTCGCGTATCATACGCACGATATCTAGTACGATACTCGCTACATACACACTCCGTACAAACCTCAGTATCAGAAGTGATCTGCCCTTAGCTCCAATCCGTTATACTTTGCTTTATTTgcgtttttcatattttttgatattttaatttttttctctagCTGTTACatgtttttccataaaatggaAACATTAGCTTTTCACTTGCAAGaaacaatatttgcaaaaaacggCGACAtaacctttgaaaaatatttgcaacggcctaaattgacaagacaacattttacgatggatcaactaaAGTCCCCTCGGAACCAGCTGTCAAGGAcgctttctgtcaagaagggccgcgaagtaatttaaaaaaaaattaaaaatacatttcaaattatttgcgGTCGTATAAAAGGTTAGAAAAGGTCTCAGACAAATAATATGTATCGTAGTGAACcgtgttgtgaacaataatatcaccaatagggtcctaaacttcccatgatcgcataaatgtcccatatgcatttccatcacttttgatttattgatgcagtttggttcagaatcgtgtgctctttcaaaggagcctaatggtacgttcgttagaaaagccggtgcggcactgagtgccgcactggtcggtgccagttttggttcaatcgaacgtcatttgtcagtgtgcgtggaactcgcatgaaactgaaaaaatatcgagtgcggcactacagtttcagttccaacatggcggcgaaactcgtgcggaactagcgcgagtttcttcaaagaaacactttgacagctctgagtgcggcactcagtgtggaactagccatcaaacgaacgtaccataagacatccagtactttgtactagaaatcaggaggaaatccagttttctcgtgaaaattaaacatgtagccttatgtgtgggacaaacttcaaatgcgtttttctcagcttgctgtttatgcatatgggacatttatgcaaacatgggcagtaaagccctatatgtaaatttttatgtacactggtaaaaaacacgattaaaaaccatttctaatcactttttgtcattttaacgctaaaaaaaataaataaattgacaagacaacattttttgatggataattttttaaaattgatttgaaaatccattttaaatcccttGCGGTCgtaaaaagggtcattgtactcagcaaaataagctttatcgttgtgaacaataatttcacaaatttaagctttattttaggacccaattgaaattattaaaaatttagaaaaaaaaacttaaaacaatagaagtcgattttttgttgaagaaGAGTTACTCAAACTTTCCAAAGATGGGAATAccaaaaaatttagatttttttaaattaaacatgcgtttttttaatttttcgtatTTTCTCTGTTTCACCCCCGAGTACAGCCCTGCTCAAACTTTCACATCAAATTTTAGTACAACGCAGGCAACCTTCCTCGAAACACCAACCCTGCTCAcacgcgagctgtcaaatcggCTCCGTCCGCGGTCCAAAACGTCACATCAAACAGAAATCTCTCGTCATCGTCGGTCGAAGTCGGTTCGTAATTCGTTCTGTTTTGCCAGATTAATTAGGTTAATTTACGGGAATTTTAAAGCTGGTTCCCGATCCGGATAGGTAGGAAAACAATCCTTTTGGCACAGTCATGGCCGTGAAAGCAATCAACGACGAGGGCCACTTCCAGGCGGAATTGTCGGCGGCAGGCGGAAAGCTGGTCGTGGTGGACTTTACCGCAACTTGGTGAGAGTTTGATGCTTgggtttgaaatttttctttgtTGACGGgggttttggttttgtgtttTAGGTGCGGACCGTGCCGGAACATCGCCCCGTTGTTCGAGCAGCTCCCGGCCAAGTATCCGAAGGCGGTGTTCCTTAAGGTCGATGTGGACAAGTGCGCCGAAACGGCGTCGTCCCAGGGCGTGTCCGCGATGCCGACGTTCATCTTCTACCGCGCTAGGACAAAGATTGACCGGATGCAGGGCGCCGACATCAACGGGCTGGAGCAAAAGATCCAGAAGCATTACGTGGCCAGTGCGGACGAATCCGGCGAAGATTATGGGCACGGTCTGCTCGATCTGACCACCTTCATCCAGAAGAACCAGTGCGAGTGCCTGAACGAGGCGGATGACCACCCGATGGTCAACGCGTTCACTTCCGGGGCCGGCCATCTGGCCTCGGACTGCGACGAGCAGCTGATCCTGTCGATCACCTTCAACCAGGTTGTGAAGATCCACTCGATCAAGTTCAAGGCTCCGCCCACGCACGGCCCCAAGAACGTCAAGCTGTTCATCAACCAGCCGCGGACGATCGACTTTGATCAGGCGGAATCGCAAGTGTCGGTGCAGGATCTGGCCGTGGAACCGAAAGACCTCGAGGAGGGAAAGCCCATCCAGCTGCGGTTCGTCAAGTTCCAGAACGTGCAGAACATTCAGCTGTTTGTGCGGGACAATCAGTCGGGCGGGGAGACGACCATCATTGACCAGCTGGTGTTTGTCGGATCGCCGATTGCGACCACCAAGATGGACGACTTCCAGCGGGTTGCCGGCAAGAAGGGCGAAAGTCACTGAGAAAGAAGGCAGGAAGAGAGCACGAGCCGGCGCATGGAGAGCAAGGACGAAACGATCTTTGGGTTTATTTCTTTCTTTTTGTATAACTTATCTATAATATAACTTTGAGCAGTGtctgataaaaataaatagtttgtttcatttttgtgaaaaatctaatctaattaacAACAATTTTGCAAACCAGTTTTcggagaaaaacattgacctttgaaatccttaaattcggagcatttaaaaaaattaacaaacaaGGAacggcagttgtccatacaaaaatgatacgtgaaaattcaaaaatctgtatcttttgaaggaattttttgatcgatttggtgtcttaggcaaagttgtaggtatggatatggactacactgcaaaaaaagatacacggtaaaaaaaattggcgattttttatttaactttttgtcactaaaacttgatttgcaaaaaacactatttttattttttttaattttttgatatgttttagaggacatcaaatgccaacttttcagaaatttccaggttgtgcaaaaaatctttgactgagttatgaattttttaatcaatactgatttaaaaaaaaaatcgaaatattggtctcaaaaatttttcaactttatttttcgatgtaaaatcaaaattgcaatcaaaaagtactttaatgaaattttgataaaatgcaccgttttcaagttaaatccaattttaggtaacttttttgaaaatagtcgcagtttttcattttttaaattagtgcacatgattGCCCACTTTTtgcgatctcttcgaaaaaatattttcaaaatttttaaaccaagaattgtttatgttttagaggacatcaaatgcgtaataatcaatatttggcccttttgaaatgttagtcttgttttaaatttttttaaaattttacgaatgtttcatattttaacatggtaaatcggaccattagtttatTAGaccggtgggttgtttgggtgagacttggaaaacatcaattttcatgtttttaaacctttgcatggcaatatctcagcaactgagggtcgtatcaactaagttcaaaaaagcaaaatatagagaattttctcagcttttgaaaaatatttttttcaaaagtgggcaaacatgtgcactatttttaaaaaatgaaaaactgcgactattttcaaaaaagttacccaaaaatggccttaacttgaaaacggtgcactttataaaaatttcacaaaagtactttttgattgcaaatttgattttacatcgacaactgaagttgaaaaatttttacgaccaatatttcgattttttgaaaaaatcagtattgattaaaaaattcataactcggtcaaagattttttgcacaacctggaaatttctgaaaatttggcatttgatgtcctctaaaacaaatcgaaaaataaaaatagtgttttttgcaaatcaagttttagtgacaaaaagttaaataaatatttttttaccgtgtataatttttttttcagtgtagtccgtatccatacctacaactttgccgatcaaaaaattccttcaaaagatacagatttttgaatattcatacatcatttttgtatggacagctgccaaatttgtatggaaaattatatgtacaaactaatgatgcaaaatggcttctttgggcataccgaaggcaccaaaaaagtttcagtcggattaaaaaatacaaaaattaaaattctataaaaaactaacttaatccacctatgtggttggtgccttcctcactcttttccaacaaggGTGATATGTGGTATGATGGGTTTAGAcacaaatttggtccaaaaaaacacacatatcactcaagggctcataagtgacatcataagtggtcatagcttgatacagggttgccagatcttcaatgttttggactcgttggaaagatctttcgattacctaaccaacgatgggtcggatgatggatcgggatattgtttacatacatttaagtgagatccggctacaaaaaaagtacataaatatcacttaagtggtcgtaactcgagtcagggttgccagatcttcaatgttgtggactcgtaggaaaagtctttcaatgacctaaccaatgatggttcggatgatggatcgggatattgtttacatacatttaagtgagatccggctacaaaaaagtacataaatatcatataagtggttataactcgagacagggttgccagatcttcaatgttttggactcgttgaaaaggtctttcaattaactaaccaacgatgggtcggatgctggatccggacatcgtttacatacatttaagtgagatccggcttcaaaaaagtacataaatatcacttaagtggtcgtaactcgagacagggttgccagatcttcaatgttgtgaactcgttggaaaggtctctcgattacctaatcaacgatgggtcggatgatggatccggacattatttaaatacatttaaatgagatccggctacaaaaaagtacataaatatcatataagtggttataactcgagacagggttgccagatcttcaatgttgtagattcgttggaaaggtctttcgattgcctaaccaacgatgggtcggatgatggatccggacattgtttacatacatttaaatgagatccggctacaaaaaagtacataaatatcacttaagtggttataactcgagatagggttgccagatcttcaatgttgtggactcgttggaaaggcctttcaattacctaactaacgatgtataacatgatgatgtttggttcaggtTACTGTcatttattcatcttccgaaaatatgcgaaaacacatttttatacataacttttgaactacttatcgaaacttcaaacaattcaatagcaccgtatgggaccctaaaccagccagtgctgagaaaactgagtgacaatattggtcacatacacacacacatacccacacacatacccacacacatacacacacacatacacacacacacatacacacacatacacacagacatttgttcagttttcgattctgagtcgatatgtatacatcaaggtgggttttcgagctttaaatgaaaagttcaattttagagcaggattatagccttacctcagtgaggaaggcaaaagaccgatttcgtagagaattgctcatatagagaagatgcgcaaggatcgtCGGTTAACTCCTTaatgaaagtcgccatcaatatcttctcacttgcgctaacgatttcaaagcgcttaagatataaaattgcttccaactaccggcaacatgttcttttgcacattagttagtcactcacttgaaaaataatcccgaaacatgtaaataaatagcaagcgccataaaaaaaacaaacgcgccaagtcttttgacgatAAGATTTTggctacccattccaatcgaaggctgaagaaaacagagcgagaagcgaaggcaaataaagaacaaagggtggccaccaacaccaccaccagcgccttttggagtgagccagtgatgccaggaaactttctctatacaTATACATacaacttttcgtgagtgttcgcttaacacggtgtgtttttttagaacaaactaatgatacaaaattcggtatgtctgatatctggcaccgtgaaagaagggctctttctcgacattttgcggggtataccgaaatatttcgtcagcaactttttttttgaagattatttttcgattttatgggatacaagccttacccgacaaacttcgttctgtcttttttcgtttgttgacgtttttttattttttgcttattcagcctcctgtgatcaaaatttgattttacgtaactttctccatacaatttgccgatgctccggaatcggttccagagtggccaaagtgttaattagttagcgtataaaccttccttgggcttatacgaacccaacgcaacaaagagcacctcgatccgacgctccttattgaactgattcgcgttcgaacaaaaccgttgaaattttttataaatatagatttgttcaaaaaaagtcacagaaaatcggtgcatccatgttgatatcactcaaacttcTTTTAAATATGCCTTAgggactctaaccaactatatttgaccaatatttgacctccacaaaaaaaatcgaaccaaatttatcggatttctagcattctttgaaattactccaaaatccaagctcgaaaccccgatacgaccgaaaataaatcttttcattGAACAATTtatcatgaaaatacagcaacacattgcccggatacgaatttgagcattaaacaatgcaaaacatggattatttgataaataagctgttattacccaataggttccgaAAATTATTGTTTCTATCCTCTGCCACATTACACCATTACATTCTAAAACATTTctgaatcaatcacattgtagagaacagttttctgaacaagttccataaaatatgtagtatcagttttggttcaatataagcagagatacattatgtcaaattttgtaaaataaatagtgcctttctccaaaatttcttattttaattacctttcacatgatgggcactgcctactgAGTTTTGTAATGAACGATAtagaacaattttcatgaatttcgtcaaaacttgtcataatttttatgtttcaataaaatattatcatcataaaaaatatctgagtaggcagtgcccattcatttgaaaaatagttaaattaagaaatgttggagaaaggcactatttatttcaggaaattggacatatctctgcttatattgaaccaaaactgatacttttttatggaacttgatcagaaaactgttctcaacaaggtgattgattctaaaatgttttaaaaagtaatggtgtaatgtggcagaggatagaaacaataattttcggaacctattgggtaataaacagcttattaaataaataatccatgttttgcattgttcaatgctcaaatttgtatccgggcaatgagttgctgtaatttcatgacaaattgtacaaagaaaagatttatctCGGTCttatcggggtttccagcttggattttggggtaatttcaaagaaagctagaaatctggtaaatttggttcaaattttttttattggaggtaaaatattggtcaaatatagttggttagagtccccaaggcatattcataagaatttttagtgatatcaacatgaccggttttatgtgacttttttttgaacaaatatcccataaaatcgaaaaataatctaaaaaaaaaaagtttttgaaatatttcggtataccccgcaaaatgtcgggaaagagcccttctttcacggtgccaaacatcagacataccgaatgtTTTATCgtctgaaaatagaaaaataggcgtggcccaatgcattctcgtctgattagaatacgttttggaaatattttgttttaaaggcTTGTAAAAAGAAAAGAATAACTTTCAGTAATACTGAAAATAAactgaaatgttcacaaaaagttgctctactcgttggtgtacttggttttagtaaatttcaaggaacactcaaGATTAtctagcatcattcaaacacgaccgcttattaggctttaAATGGGTATACTTCCcctaggtaattaaaagaccttttcaacgagttcaaaagattgtagatctgacaaccctatcaaaagttataagcatataagtgccctgaattatgaagatctgactacccaatatgatggtatgaataatgaataaggttgatagaacactgaaaagtCCGCccttttggatagcattaccctctaaatgtgaggaaggcaccaaccaccgaAGGGTGGATTATGTAACGCTTTTAtatatccagctttttaagcgaaaatggcgttcgaatggtgaacgcccgaattgtcaaaatcacgcagtggtaccaacattacgaaaaaattgtgccatggcatgacagccgcattttttttctaacgcCATCTTCGCATAAAAACCTGGATATCTTCATTTATTCCGGAATCAACGGAGTGTTTACGAACAACTGCGTCTctacaaatttaataaatcaacGATCACTACTCATAAAACTTCCTCGTCCTTCGGACGGTTTCCGCCCCGTCGATCGTCTCCAGAACCACGTCTCGTTCGAGCGCTGCCAGCGATTCGTAGCGTTCCCGGGCCATGTTGATGATCCGCTCGCGGACTTCCGGATGCTGCGTGAGCACCACTTCGAAAAGGTTCCTGTCCAGCACGTAAATTTCACTCGTCTCCACCGCTACAATGTTGGAGTACTTCATGGTGTCTCCGCCGAGCACCAGCTGGTACTCGCCGAAATGTTCTCCGTCCTCCAGATGTAGCACCTCCCTCCAAGCGGCCGTGTAGATCGCAACGGTTCCACGGATGATGAACACCATCCGAGCTCCGTCGGAACCGTCCGCAGCACTCACGATCAGATCGTCTTTCAGGTAGAGTTGGTACTGCATCGCCAGAAGCAGCTTTCGGATCATCTCGACGGTCATGGTGTCGTGGAAGAGGGACACCCCGGCAACCAGCGCTCCACAAACTTCGTCCCGGATCGGTGCGTGGAACTGATCGCTGGTAGCGAAGTCGATCAACCGCTTGCGGCTGTATCGGTTAGCGACACGATGATCGTAATAACGGAGCATCCGGGCTTCCAGATCGGGCGAAAGCTGCTCGTGCAGGATGTAGTTCTTCAGTTCGTGACGGTGCTCGTGGTACATGTTGTTGCTGGAGAAGGTGATCCTCACGAAGATCAGCAGTTCCGCAAGCAGGTAGATCTTCAGGATGTACCCCAGGATGGAAGCTGCCAGTAGCATTACGATGTCCTCGTTGGTCATGAACGGATCGATGGAGTGCGTCATGAGTCCTACGGTGTAGAGCGTCCGGAAGAAGCACTCGATGTAGCGATCCGCAGGCTTGTGATCCCAAATGTCGGCCCTGGATTTTGTCCAAGAGTGCGAATCAACCAGCTCCGGATCGGCTCCCTGAGCGATCCGAACCGAAAGGAACATCAAACAGCTCATCCAGTGGAGCGTTACGGTGATCACGACTGCGATCGTGGTGAACTTGACCACGTTTCGGCGAAA from Culex quinquefasciatus strain JHB chromosome 3, VPISU_Cqui_1.0_pri_paternal, whole genome shotgun sequence includes:
- the LOC119770439 gene encoding thioredoxin-like protein 1, with the translated sequence MAVKAINDEGHFQAELSAAGGKLVVVDFTATWCGPCRNIAPLFEQLPAKYPKAVFLKVDVDKCAETASSQGVSAMPTFIFYRARTKIDRMQGADINGLEQKIQKHYVASADESGEDYGHGLLDLTTFIQKNQCECLNEADDHPMVNAFTSGAGHLASDCDEQLILSITFNQVVKIHSIKFKAPPTHGPKNVKLFINQPRTIDFDQAESQVSVQDLAVEPKDLEEGKPIQLRFVKFQNVQNIQLFVRDNQSGGETTIIDQLVFVGSPIATTKMDDFQRVAGKKGESH
- the LOC6041455 gene encoding potassium/sodium hyperpolarization-activated cyclic nucleotide-gated channel 4, with product MAQEDEDAATESPSKVTDWRTGPDIDLYKAFVPGESRRERFSRWFRRLCYLDETSALARSVFRSDTAMKREMSRHISFFGSTVHPFSFLRFVWECVMIAVFGASFLVLPYDVTFLYKPEDYMTITWFHLIVLTVDVLCMVDICFTIRTGFYDKKNQHVELDPRRIANRYVRFWFWVDVISSAPDTLISRYVRSRPPLSYCFFDCLHKRTMHFGCLWDLINVLSLLKIFRIRTFLRYVNNVYKRYGFRRNVVKFTTIAVVITVTLHWMSCLMFLSVRIAQGADPELVDSHSWTKSRADIWDHKPADRYIECFFRTLYTVGLMTHSIDPFMTNEDIVMLLAASILGYILKIYLLAELLIFVRITFSSNNMYHEHRHELKNYILHEQLSPDLEARMLRYYDHRVANRYSRKRLIDFATSDQFHAPIRDEVCGALVAGVSLFHDTMTVEMIRKLLLAMQYQLYLKDDLIVSAADGSDGARMVFIIRGTVAIYTAAWREVLHLEDGEHFGEYQLVLGGDTMKYSNIVAVETSEIYVLDRNLFEVVLTQHPEVRERIINMARERYESLAALERDVVLETIDGAETVRRTRKFYE